In a single window of the Zea mays cultivar B73 chromosome 5, Zm-B73-REFERENCE-NAM-5.0, whole genome shotgun sequence genome:
- the LOC100502284 gene encoding uncharacterized protein LOC100502284, with the protein MAHAHLLSHGAHEHLPTPSAICCSHPPSSPPVPNHGGRPPVPLRCSQRPDPLPVNLSAALFLAGGVTSGSSSLRLFPAESRPGACPAAARPWRPVEVAPTRAPGPNSLFSLRPSGSHGARSTEFPDAQLPLFHLPFTHLPLPSRVLSSLAPCARFFSLSSLLLCRAPAPDSALLLPTPISHGAQLGLPLLFVPLARS; encoded by the coding sequence ATGGCGCACGCCCACCTCCTCAGCCATGGAGCTCACGAGCATCTCCCTACGCCCTCTGCTATCTGCTGTTCTCATCCTCCCAGCTCGCCTCCTGTCCCCAACCATGGAGGTCGGCCGCCTGTTCCTCTCCGCTGCTCGCAGCGCCCGGATCCTCTCCCCGTGAATCTCTCTGCTGCCCTTTTTCTCGCCGGTGGTGTTACCTCGGGCTCATCTTCTTTACGCTTGTTCCCTGCTGAATCGCGTCCTGGAGCTTGCCCTGCTGCTGCTCGCCCATGGCGCCCTGTCGAGGTTGCTCCCACGCGCGCCCCTGGTCCGAACTCCCTGTTTTCCTTGAGACCGAGCGGCTCCCATGGCGCTCGTTCGACTGAGTTTCCTGACGCGCAGCTCCCTCTGTTCCATCTCCCTTTCACGCATCTTCCCCTTCCCAGCCGCGTCCTGTCGAGCTTGGCTCCGTGCGCGCGCTTCTTCTCCCTCAGCTCGCTCCTCCTGTGCCGCGCCCCAGCTCCTGATTCGGCTCTGCTCCTCCCTACGCCCATCTCGCATGGCGCTCAGCTCGGACTGCCCCTGCTCTTTGTTCCTCTAGCTCGTTCCTGA